From the genome of Polyodon spathula isolate WHYD16114869_AA chromosome 14, ASM1765450v1, whole genome shotgun sequence, one region includes:
- the LOC121326704 gene encoding histone-lysine N-methyltransferase MECOM-like isoform X2, whose protein sequence is MRSKGRARKLATSDEGLYEGYPGIALDEITEADSELASFSLPAQDLTSPAVSSEVYTPKEGSPYQAPIYIPDDLPLPPDFELRESDIPSAGLGIWTKRKVNKGERFGPYVGEQQSSLRDPSLGWEILDESGNVKFCIDASQSDIGSWLKHIQFAQCYDQHNLVACQINDQIFYRATRDIEPAEELLLFTKGEEYSYETMAPDIHEERQYRCEECDKFFESKTELLDHQKYPCSSAHSAFSIVDKDFQHKLGDSEHDLQDFHNLHDPQECKECDQVFPDAQSLERHMLTHSEEREYKCDQCPKAFNWKSNLIRHQMSHDSGKHYECENCSKVFTDPSNLQRHIRSQHVGARAHACPDCGKTFATSSGLKQHKHIHSSVKPFMCKSLRPFICEVCHKSYTQFSNLCRHKRMHADCRTQIKCKDCGQMFSTTSSLNKHRRFCEGKNHFAAGGLFGQSISLPGTQILDKTAMANINHSAPGLVDYFGTNRHHGGLTFPAAPGFPFSFPGLFPSGLYHRPPLITASSPAKSPLGTEQNKSPLLTPPQVLSGAPDLFKALNEKSSLTETRSVEHQTGKSSKERPLEKMSDQSESSDLDDVSTPSGSDLETTSGSDLESDLESDKEKNKQNGKALEGKMNNPQNFAAMNNKKKEFSNHSLFPPSLDEQTAVSGAVNDSIKAIASIAEKYFGSTGLAGLQDKKVGALPYPSMFPLPFFPAFSQPMYPFPDRDLRSLPVKMEPQSPSNESKKVHSRNSESPFDLTTKRKEEKPVPFMTSKPVAPQISNPDQPLDLSMGSRSRASTIKTEEPRKKHVFLEDQATDINQPRATASSLQHARQTPFFMDPIYSRVEKRKLNDPFEALKVKYMRHTPGFLFHPQFRLPDQRTWMSAIENMAETLESYNSVKPEASDLIRSVPSMFDFRAPPNALPENLLRKGKERYTCRYCGKIFPRSANLTRHLRTHTGEQPYRCKYCDRSFSISSNLQRHIRNIHNKEKPFKCHLCDRCFGQQTNLDRHLKKHENGNVSGTAMSSPQSELDSSSAILDDKEDTYFNEIRNFIGNTRQNNQSPEHSEEGLNGNQFDEDKGLIPGHESHDLEEEEAEDDLGVEEDEEEEQSDITGKLVGEPIPSNVDDDITHNEIDFEGPNDMQLNCISSPKRFKEEEEEEQDKSGFSALDHIQRFTDMRKMEESEYREAELAAFSAAHLPEAIKQPLYRKSKSQAYAMMLSLADKDSIHATSHTPANMWHSMARAAAESSAIQSLSHV, encoded by the exons ATCTTGGACGAGTCTGGCAATGTGAAGTTCTGCATCGATGCCAGTCAGTCGGATATAGGAAGCTGGCTCAAACACATTCAGTTTGCCCAGTGCTATGATCAGCACAATCTTGTTGCATGCCAGATAAACGATCAG atATTCTACAGAGCCACAAGAGACATAGAACCAGCGGAGGAGCTATTGCTGTTTACGAAGGGTGAAGAATATTCATATGAAACAATGGCTCCAGATATACATG AGGAGCGACAGTATCGTTGTGAGGAATGTGACAAGTTCTTTGAGTCCAAAACTGAGCTGCTAGACCACCAGAAGTACCCCTGCAGCTCGGCACACTCTGCATTCTCCATTGTGGACAAGGACTTCCAACATAAACTGGGGGACAGCGAGCATGACCTGCAGGATTTCCACAATCTCCACGATCCCCAGGAGTGCAAGGAGTGCGACCAAGTGTTTCCAGATGCGCAAAG CCTGGAGAGACACATGTTGACCCACTCTGAGGAGCGTGAATATAAGTGTGACCAGTGCCCTAAGGCCTTCAACTGGAAGTCTAATCTGATTCGCCATCAGATGTCACATGACAGTGGAAAGCACTATGAGTGTGAAAACTGTTCAAAG GTATTCACAGACCCCAGTAACCTCCAGAGACACATTCGCTCACAGCATGTGGGCGCTAGGGCTCACGCTTGTCCAGACTGTGGGAAGACCTTTGCCACCTCATCTGGGCTAAAGCAGCACAAGCATATCCACAGTAGTGTCAAGCCCTTCATGTGTAAGTCTTTAAGACCATTCATAT GTGAAGTGTGCCACAAGTCCTACACTCAGTTCTCGAACCTTTGCCGCCACAAGCGGATGCACGCTGACTGCAGAACACAGATTAAATGCAAAGACTGTGGACAAATGTTCAGCACTACATCCTCCCTGAATAAGCATAGGAGGTTCTGTGAGGGAAAGAACCATTTTGCTGCTGGGGGGCTGTTTGGTCAAAGCATTTCACTCCCTGGTACACAAATTCTGGATAAAACAGCTATGGCTAATATCAATCATAGTGCCCCAGGTCTGGTTGACTATTTTGGGACAAACAGGCATCATGGTGGTCTGACCTTTCCTGCAGCCCCAGGCTTTCCTTTTAGCTTCCCTGGTCTGTTTCCTTCAGGACTTTATCATAGACCACCGTTGATAACGGCAAGTTCCCCTGCGAAAAGTCCGCTAGGtactgaacaaaacaagagccCTCTTCTGACCCCCCCACAGGTGCTGTCTGGTGCTCCAGAcctttttaaagcactgaatgagAAGTCTTCGCTTACTGAAACCAGATCAGTGGAACATCAGACTGGTAAGTCTTCCAAAGAGAGACCCCTTGAAAAAATGAGTGACCAGTCTGAGAGCAGCGACCTGGATGATGTCAGCACACCCAGCGGCAGTGACTTAGAGACGACCTCTGGCTCTGATCTGGAGAGCGATCTGGAGAGTGATAAAGAGAAGAACAAGCAGAACGGGAAGGCTCTTGAAGGCAAAATGAACAACCCTCAGAACTTTGCTGCCATGAACAATAAGAAGAAGGAATTCTCCAACCACTCACTGTTTCCTCCTTCGCTCGATGAACAGACTGCTGTTTCGGGGGCTGTTAATGACTCTATAAAGGCCATCGCATCCATTGCTGAAAAATATTTTGGGTCTACTGGGCTTGCGGGGTTGCAGGACAAAAAAGTTGGCGCTTTGCCCTACCCTTCAATGTTTCCTCTTCCATTTTTTCCGGCCTTCTCTCAACCAATGTATCCATTCCCTGACAGAGACTTGAGGTCTTTACCTGTAAAAATGGAGCCTCAATCACCCAGTAATGAGTCAAAAAAAGTACATAGCAGGAACTCTGAATCACCTTTTGACCTCACCACAAAGCGGAAGGAGGAAAAACCAGTACCCTTTATGACCTCAAAGCCAGTTGCTCCACAGATATCAAACCCAGACCAACCCCTGGACTTGAGCATGGGCAGCAGGAGTCGGGCCAGTACCATCAAAACAGAGGAGCCCCggaaaaaacatgtgtttttagaGGACCAGGCAACAGATATCAACCAGCCCAGAGCCACTGCATCATCATTGCAACATGCTAGGCAAACCCCTTTCTTTATGGACCCAATTTACAG CAGGGTTGAGAAAAGGAAATTAAATGATCCATTTGAAGCTCTCAAGGTAAAATACATGAGGCACACTCCAGGATTCCTCTTTCACCCACAG TTTCGCTTGCCTGATCAGAGAACATGG ATGTCAGCTATTGAAAACATGGCAGAGACACTGGAGAGTTATAATTCAGTAAAACCAGAGGCCAGCGATCTTATACGGTCTGTCCCTTCCATGTTTGACTTCAGGGCCCCTCCAAATGCTCTTCCTGAGAACTTATTGCGAAAGGGCAAGGAGCGCTATACCTGCAG GTACTGTGGTAAGATCTTTCCACGCTCTGCAAACCTAACCCGTCACCTGCGGACACACACCGGAGAACAGCCTTACAG GTGCAAATACTGTGATCGTTCTTTCAGTATCTCCTCCAATTTGCAGCGGCACATTCGTAACATTCATAACAAGGAGAAGCCATTCAAGTGCCACCTGTGTGACCGGTGCTTCGGCCAGCAGACCAACCTGGACAGGCatttgaagaaacatgagaatggaAATGTGTCAG gtaCTGCAATGTCATCACCTCAGTCCGAACTGGACAGCAGTAGTGCAATATTGGACGACAAAGAGGAcacttattttaatgaaatacgGAATTTCATTGGGAACACCAGACAGAACAATCAGTCACCTGAGCATTCCGAGGAAGG TTTGAATGGAAACCAGTTTGACGAGGATAAAGGCTTGATCCCTGGTCATGAGTCACATGACCTAGaagaggaggaggcagaggaTGACCTGGGTGtagaggaagatgaggaagaagAACAGAGTGACATCACGGGAAAACTAGTGGGTGAACCAATCCCAAGCAACGTGGATGATGACATCACCCACAATGAAATTGACTTTGAAGGGCCGAATGACATGCAATTAAACTGCATTTCGTCTCCTAAAAG GTttaaggaggaggaggaggaggagcaggataAGAGTGGGTTCTCTGCGTTGGACCACATTCAGCGCTTCACAGACATGCGGAAAATGGAGGAGAGCGAGTACAGGGAAGCAGAACTGGCAGCTTTCAGTGCCGCCCACCTGCCCGAAGCTATAAAGCAACCGCTCTACAGAAAGTCAAAGTCACAG gcaTATGCCATGATGCTTTCTCTGGCGGACAAGGATTCTATCCATGCCACCTCCCACACTCCTGCAAACATGTGGCACAGCATGGCCAGAGCTGCTGCCGAGTCCAGCGCCATCCAGTCACTGAGCCACGTATGA
- the LOC121326704 gene encoding histone-lysine N-methyltransferase MECOM-like isoform X6 → MRSKGRARKLATSDEGLYEGYPGIALDEITEADSELASFSLPAQDLTSPAVSSEVYTPKEGSPYQAPIYIPDDLPLPPDFELRESDIPSAGLGIWTKRKVNKGERFGPYVGEQQSSLRDPSLGWEILDESGNVKFCIDASQSDIGSWLKHIQFAQCYDQHNLVACQINDQIFYRATRDIEPAEELLLFTKGEEYSYETMAPDIHEERQYRCEECDKFFESKTELLDHQKYPCSSAHSAFSIVDKDFQHKLGDSEHDLQDFHNLHDPQECKECDQVFPDAQSLERHMLTHSEEREYKCDQCPKAFNWKSNLIRHQMSHDSGKHYECENCSKQVFTDPSNLQRHIRSQHVGARAHACPDCGKTFATSSGLKQHKHIHSSVKPFMCKSLRPFICEVCHKSYTQFSNLCRHKRMHADCRTQIKCKDCGQMFSTTSSLNKHRRFCEGKNHFAAGGLFGQSISLPGTQILDKTAMANINHSAPGLVDYFGTNRHHGGLTFPAAPGFPFSFPGLFPSGLYHRPPLITASSPAKSPLGTEQNKSPLLTPPQVLSGAPDLFKALNEKSSLTETRSVEHQTGKSSKERPLEKMSDQSESSDLDDVSTPSGSDLETTSGSDLESDLESDKEKNKQNGKALEGKMNNPQNFAAMNNKKKEFSNHSLFPPSLDEQTAVSGAVNDSIKAIASIAEKYFGSTGLAGLQDKKVGALPYPSMFPLPFFPAFSQPMYPFPDRDLRSLPVKMEPQSPSNESKKVHSRNSESPFDLTTKRKEEKPVPFMTSKPVAPQISNPDQPLDLSMGSRSRASTIKTEEPRKKHVFLEDQATDINQPRATASSLQHARQTPFFMDPIYSRVEKRKLNDPFEALKVKYMRHTPGFLFHPQMSAIENMAETLESYNSVKPEASDLIRSVPSMFDFRAPPNALPENLLRKGKERYTCRYCGKIFPRSANLTRHLRTHTGEQPYRCKYCDRSFSISSNLQRHIRNIHNKEKPFKCHLCDRCFGQQTNLDRHLKKHENGNVSGTAMSSPQSELDSSSAILDDKEDTYFNEIRNFIGNTRQNNQSPEHSEEGLNGNQFDEDKGLIPGHESHDLEEEEAEDDLGVEEDEEEEQSDITGKLVGEPIPSNVDDDITHNEIDFEGPNDMQLNCISSPKRFKEEEEEEQDKSGFSALDHIQRFTDMRKMEESEYREAELAAFSAAHLPEAIKQPLYRKSKSQAYAMMLSLADKDSIHATSHTPANMWHSMARAAAESSAIQSLSHV, encoded by the exons ATCTTGGACGAGTCTGGCAATGTGAAGTTCTGCATCGATGCCAGTCAGTCGGATATAGGAAGCTGGCTCAAACACATTCAGTTTGCCCAGTGCTATGATCAGCACAATCTTGTTGCATGCCAGATAAACGATCAG atATTCTACAGAGCCACAAGAGACATAGAACCAGCGGAGGAGCTATTGCTGTTTACGAAGGGTGAAGAATATTCATATGAAACAATGGCTCCAGATATACATG AGGAGCGACAGTATCGTTGTGAGGAATGTGACAAGTTCTTTGAGTCCAAAACTGAGCTGCTAGACCACCAGAAGTACCCCTGCAGCTCGGCACACTCTGCATTCTCCATTGTGGACAAGGACTTCCAACATAAACTGGGGGACAGCGAGCATGACCTGCAGGATTTCCACAATCTCCACGATCCCCAGGAGTGCAAGGAGTGCGACCAAGTGTTTCCAGATGCGCAAAG CCTGGAGAGACACATGTTGACCCACTCTGAGGAGCGTGAATATAAGTGTGACCAGTGCCCTAAGGCCTTCAACTGGAAGTCTAATCTGATTCGCCATCAGATGTCACATGACAGTGGAAAGCACTATGAGTGTGAAAACTGTTCAAAG CAGGTATTCACAGACCCCAGTAACCTCCAGAGACACATTCGCTCACAGCATGTGGGCGCTAGGGCTCACGCTTGTCCAGACTGTGGGAAGACCTTTGCCACCTCATCTGGGCTAAAGCAGCACAAGCATATCCACAGTAGTGTCAAGCCCTTCATGTGTAAGTCTTTAAGACCATTCATAT GTGAAGTGTGCCACAAGTCCTACACTCAGTTCTCGAACCTTTGCCGCCACAAGCGGATGCACGCTGACTGCAGAACACAGATTAAATGCAAAGACTGTGGACAAATGTTCAGCACTACATCCTCCCTGAATAAGCATAGGAGGTTCTGTGAGGGAAAGAACCATTTTGCTGCTGGGGGGCTGTTTGGTCAAAGCATTTCACTCCCTGGTACACAAATTCTGGATAAAACAGCTATGGCTAATATCAATCATAGTGCCCCAGGTCTGGTTGACTATTTTGGGACAAACAGGCATCATGGTGGTCTGACCTTTCCTGCAGCCCCAGGCTTTCCTTTTAGCTTCCCTGGTCTGTTTCCTTCAGGACTTTATCATAGACCACCGTTGATAACGGCAAGTTCCCCTGCGAAAAGTCCGCTAGGtactgaacaaaacaagagccCTCTTCTGACCCCCCCACAGGTGCTGTCTGGTGCTCCAGAcctttttaaagcactgaatgagAAGTCTTCGCTTACTGAAACCAGATCAGTGGAACATCAGACTGGTAAGTCTTCCAAAGAGAGACCCCTTGAAAAAATGAGTGACCAGTCTGAGAGCAGCGACCTGGATGATGTCAGCACACCCAGCGGCAGTGACTTAGAGACGACCTCTGGCTCTGATCTGGAGAGCGATCTGGAGAGTGATAAAGAGAAGAACAAGCAGAACGGGAAGGCTCTTGAAGGCAAAATGAACAACCCTCAGAACTTTGCTGCCATGAACAATAAGAAGAAGGAATTCTCCAACCACTCACTGTTTCCTCCTTCGCTCGATGAACAGACTGCTGTTTCGGGGGCTGTTAATGACTCTATAAAGGCCATCGCATCCATTGCTGAAAAATATTTTGGGTCTACTGGGCTTGCGGGGTTGCAGGACAAAAAAGTTGGCGCTTTGCCCTACCCTTCAATGTTTCCTCTTCCATTTTTTCCGGCCTTCTCTCAACCAATGTATCCATTCCCTGACAGAGACTTGAGGTCTTTACCTGTAAAAATGGAGCCTCAATCACCCAGTAATGAGTCAAAAAAAGTACATAGCAGGAACTCTGAATCACCTTTTGACCTCACCACAAAGCGGAAGGAGGAAAAACCAGTACCCTTTATGACCTCAAAGCCAGTTGCTCCACAGATATCAAACCCAGACCAACCCCTGGACTTGAGCATGGGCAGCAGGAGTCGGGCCAGTACCATCAAAACAGAGGAGCCCCggaaaaaacatgtgtttttagaGGACCAGGCAACAGATATCAACCAGCCCAGAGCCACTGCATCATCATTGCAACATGCTAGGCAAACCCCTTTCTTTATGGACCCAATTTACAG CAGGGTTGAGAAAAGGAAATTAAATGATCCATTTGAAGCTCTCAAGGTAAAATACATGAGGCACACTCCAGGATTCCTCTTTCACCCACAG ATGTCAGCTATTGAAAACATGGCAGAGACACTGGAGAGTTATAATTCAGTAAAACCAGAGGCCAGCGATCTTATACGGTCTGTCCCTTCCATGTTTGACTTCAGGGCCCCTCCAAATGCTCTTCCTGAGAACTTATTGCGAAAGGGCAAGGAGCGCTATACCTGCAG GTACTGTGGTAAGATCTTTCCACGCTCTGCAAACCTAACCCGTCACCTGCGGACACACACCGGAGAACAGCCTTACAG GTGCAAATACTGTGATCGTTCTTTCAGTATCTCCTCCAATTTGCAGCGGCACATTCGTAACATTCATAACAAGGAGAAGCCATTCAAGTGCCACCTGTGTGACCGGTGCTTCGGCCAGCAGACCAACCTGGACAGGCatttgaagaaacatgagaatggaAATGTGTCAG gtaCTGCAATGTCATCACCTCAGTCCGAACTGGACAGCAGTAGTGCAATATTGGACGACAAAGAGGAcacttattttaatgaaatacgGAATTTCATTGGGAACACCAGACAGAACAATCAGTCACCTGAGCATTCCGAGGAAGG TTTGAATGGAAACCAGTTTGACGAGGATAAAGGCTTGATCCCTGGTCATGAGTCACATGACCTAGaagaggaggaggcagaggaTGACCTGGGTGtagaggaagatgaggaagaagAACAGAGTGACATCACGGGAAAACTAGTGGGTGAACCAATCCCAAGCAACGTGGATGATGACATCACCCACAATGAAATTGACTTTGAAGGGCCGAATGACATGCAATTAAACTGCATTTCGTCTCCTAAAAG GTttaaggaggaggaggaggaggagcaggataAGAGTGGGTTCTCTGCGTTGGACCACATTCAGCGCTTCACAGACATGCGGAAAATGGAGGAGAGCGAGTACAGGGAAGCAGAACTGGCAGCTTTCAGTGCCGCCCACCTGCCCGAAGCTATAAAGCAACCGCTCTACAGAAAGTCAAAGTCACAG gcaTATGCCATGATGCTTTCTCTGGCGGACAAGGATTCTATCCATGCCACCTCCCACACTCCTGCAAACATGTGGCACAGCATGGCCAGAGCTGCTGCCGAGTCCAGCGCCATCCAGTCACTGAGCCACGTATGA
- the LOC121326704 gene encoding histone-lysine N-methyltransferase MECOM-like isoform X1 codes for MRSKGRARKLATSDEGLYEGYPGIALDEITEADSELASFSLPAQDLTSPAVSSEVYTPKEGSPYQAPIYIPDDLPLPPDFELRESDIPSAGLGIWTKRKVNKGERFGPYVGEQQSSLRDPSLGWEILDESGNVKFCIDASQSDIGSWLKHIQFAQCYDQHNLVACQINDQIFYRATRDIEPAEELLLFTKGEEYSYETMAPDIHEERQYRCEECDKFFESKTELLDHQKYPCSSAHSAFSIVDKDFQHKLGDSEHDLQDFHNLHDPQECKECDQVFPDAQSLERHMLTHSEEREYKCDQCPKAFNWKSNLIRHQMSHDSGKHYECENCSKQVFTDPSNLQRHIRSQHVGARAHACPDCGKTFATSSGLKQHKHIHSSVKPFMCKSLRPFICEVCHKSYTQFSNLCRHKRMHADCRTQIKCKDCGQMFSTTSSLNKHRRFCEGKNHFAAGGLFGQSISLPGTQILDKTAMANINHSAPGLVDYFGTNRHHGGLTFPAAPGFPFSFPGLFPSGLYHRPPLITASSPAKSPLGTEQNKSPLLTPPQVLSGAPDLFKALNEKSSLTETRSVEHQTGKSSKERPLEKMSDQSESSDLDDVSTPSGSDLETTSGSDLESDLESDKEKNKQNGKALEGKMNNPQNFAAMNNKKKEFSNHSLFPPSLDEQTAVSGAVNDSIKAIASIAEKYFGSTGLAGLQDKKVGALPYPSMFPLPFFPAFSQPMYPFPDRDLRSLPVKMEPQSPSNESKKVHSRNSESPFDLTTKRKEEKPVPFMTSKPVAPQISNPDQPLDLSMGSRSRASTIKTEEPRKKHVFLEDQATDINQPRATASSLQHARQTPFFMDPIYSRVEKRKLNDPFEALKVKYMRHTPGFLFHPQFRLPDQRTWMSAIENMAETLESYNSVKPEASDLIRSVPSMFDFRAPPNALPENLLRKGKERYTCRYCGKIFPRSANLTRHLRTHTGEQPYRCKYCDRSFSISSNLQRHIRNIHNKEKPFKCHLCDRCFGQQTNLDRHLKKHENGNVSGTAMSSPQSELDSSSAILDDKEDTYFNEIRNFIGNTRQNNQSPEHSEEGLNGNQFDEDKGLIPGHESHDLEEEEAEDDLGVEEDEEEEQSDITGKLVGEPIPSNVDDDITHNEIDFEGPNDMQLNCISSPKRFKEEEEEEQDKSGFSALDHIQRFTDMRKMEESEYREAELAAFSAAHLPEAIKQPLYRKSKSQAYAMMLSLADKDSIHATSHTPANMWHSMARAAAESSAIQSLSHV; via the exons ATCTTGGACGAGTCTGGCAATGTGAAGTTCTGCATCGATGCCAGTCAGTCGGATATAGGAAGCTGGCTCAAACACATTCAGTTTGCCCAGTGCTATGATCAGCACAATCTTGTTGCATGCCAGATAAACGATCAG atATTCTACAGAGCCACAAGAGACATAGAACCAGCGGAGGAGCTATTGCTGTTTACGAAGGGTGAAGAATATTCATATGAAACAATGGCTCCAGATATACATG AGGAGCGACAGTATCGTTGTGAGGAATGTGACAAGTTCTTTGAGTCCAAAACTGAGCTGCTAGACCACCAGAAGTACCCCTGCAGCTCGGCACACTCTGCATTCTCCATTGTGGACAAGGACTTCCAACATAAACTGGGGGACAGCGAGCATGACCTGCAGGATTTCCACAATCTCCACGATCCCCAGGAGTGCAAGGAGTGCGACCAAGTGTTTCCAGATGCGCAAAG CCTGGAGAGACACATGTTGACCCACTCTGAGGAGCGTGAATATAAGTGTGACCAGTGCCCTAAGGCCTTCAACTGGAAGTCTAATCTGATTCGCCATCAGATGTCACATGACAGTGGAAAGCACTATGAGTGTGAAAACTGTTCAAAG CAGGTATTCACAGACCCCAGTAACCTCCAGAGACACATTCGCTCACAGCATGTGGGCGCTAGGGCTCACGCTTGTCCAGACTGTGGGAAGACCTTTGCCACCTCATCTGGGCTAAAGCAGCACAAGCATATCCACAGTAGTGTCAAGCCCTTCATGTGTAAGTCTTTAAGACCATTCATAT GTGAAGTGTGCCACAAGTCCTACACTCAGTTCTCGAACCTTTGCCGCCACAAGCGGATGCACGCTGACTGCAGAACACAGATTAAATGCAAAGACTGTGGACAAATGTTCAGCACTACATCCTCCCTGAATAAGCATAGGAGGTTCTGTGAGGGAAAGAACCATTTTGCTGCTGGGGGGCTGTTTGGTCAAAGCATTTCACTCCCTGGTACACAAATTCTGGATAAAACAGCTATGGCTAATATCAATCATAGTGCCCCAGGTCTGGTTGACTATTTTGGGACAAACAGGCATCATGGTGGTCTGACCTTTCCTGCAGCCCCAGGCTTTCCTTTTAGCTTCCCTGGTCTGTTTCCTTCAGGACTTTATCATAGACCACCGTTGATAACGGCAAGTTCCCCTGCGAAAAGTCCGCTAGGtactgaacaaaacaagagccCTCTTCTGACCCCCCCACAGGTGCTGTCTGGTGCTCCAGAcctttttaaagcactgaatgagAAGTCTTCGCTTACTGAAACCAGATCAGTGGAACATCAGACTGGTAAGTCTTCCAAAGAGAGACCCCTTGAAAAAATGAGTGACCAGTCTGAGAGCAGCGACCTGGATGATGTCAGCACACCCAGCGGCAGTGACTTAGAGACGACCTCTGGCTCTGATCTGGAGAGCGATCTGGAGAGTGATAAAGAGAAGAACAAGCAGAACGGGAAGGCTCTTGAAGGCAAAATGAACAACCCTCAGAACTTTGCTGCCATGAACAATAAGAAGAAGGAATTCTCCAACCACTCACTGTTTCCTCCTTCGCTCGATGAACAGACTGCTGTTTCGGGGGCTGTTAATGACTCTATAAAGGCCATCGCATCCATTGCTGAAAAATATTTTGGGTCTACTGGGCTTGCGGGGTTGCAGGACAAAAAAGTTGGCGCTTTGCCCTACCCTTCAATGTTTCCTCTTCCATTTTTTCCGGCCTTCTCTCAACCAATGTATCCATTCCCTGACAGAGACTTGAGGTCTTTACCTGTAAAAATGGAGCCTCAATCACCCAGTAATGAGTCAAAAAAAGTACATAGCAGGAACTCTGAATCACCTTTTGACCTCACCACAAAGCGGAAGGAGGAAAAACCAGTACCCTTTATGACCTCAAAGCCAGTTGCTCCACAGATATCAAACCCAGACCAACCCCTGGACTTGAGCATGGGCAGCAGGAGTCGGGCCAGTACCATCAAAACAGAGGAGCCCCggaaaaaacatgtgtttttagaGGACCAGGCAACAGATATCAACCAGCCCAGAGCCACTGCATCATCATTGCAACATGCTAGGCAAACCCCTTTCTTTATGGACCCAATTTACAG CAGGGTTGAGAAAAGGAAATTAAATGATCCATTTGAAGCTCTCAAGGTAAAATACATGAGGCACACTCCAGGATTCCTCTTTCACCCACAG TTTCGCTTGCCTGATCAGAGAACATGG ATGTCAGCTATTGAAAACATGGCAGAGACACTGGAGAGTTATAATTCAGTAAAACCAGAGGCCAGCGATCTTATACGGTCTGTCCCTTCCATGTTTGACTTCAGGGCCCCTCCAAATGCTCTTCCTGAGAACTTATTGCGAAAGGGCAAGGAGCGCTATACCTGCAG GTACTGTGGTAAGATCTTTCCACGCTCTGCAAACCTAACCCGTCACCTGCGGACACACACCGGAGAACAGCCTTACAG GTGCAAATACTGTGATCGTTCTTTCAGTATCTCCTCCAATTTGCAGCGGCACATTCGTAACATTCATAACAAGGAGAAGCCATTCAAGTGCCACCTGTGTGACCGGTGCTTCGGCCAGCAGACCAACCTGGACAGGCatttgaagaaacatgagaatggaAATGTGTCAG gtaCTGCAATGTCATCACCTCAGTCCGAACTGGACAGCAGTAGTGCAATATTGGACGACAAAGAGGAcacttattttaatgaaatacgGAATTTCATTGGGAACACCAGACAGAACAATCAGTCACCTGAGCATTCCGAGGAAGG TTTGAATGGAAACCAGTTTGACGAGGATAAAGGCTTGATCCCTGGTCATGAGTCACATGACCTAGaagaggaggaggcagaggaTGACCTGGGTGtagaggaagatgaggaagaagAACAGAGTGACATCACGGGAAAACTAGTGGGTGAACCAATCCCAAGCAACGTGGATGATGACATCACCCACAATGAAATTGACTTTGAAGGGCCGAATGACATGCAATTAAACTGCATTTCGTCTCCTAAAAG GTttaaggaggaggaggaggaggagcaggataAGAGTGGGTTCTCTGCGTTGGACCACATTCAGCGCTTCACAGACATGCGGAAAATGGAGGAGAGCGAGTACAGGGAAGCAGAACTGGCAGCTTTCAGTGCCGCCCACCTGCCCGAAGCTATAAAGCAACCGCTCTACAGAAAGTCAAAGTCACAG gcaTATGCCATGATGCTTTCTCTGGCGGACAAGGATTCTATCCATGCCACCTCCCACACTCCTGCAAACATGTGGCACAGCATGGCCAGAGCTGCTGCCGAGTCCAGCGCCATCCAGTCACTGAGCCACGTATGA